In one Podarcis muralis chromosome 7, rPodMur119.hap1.1, whole genome shotgun sequence genomic region, the following are encoded:
- the LOC114601873 gene encoding C-signal-like translates to MASGHIRSVLVTGSNRGIGLQLVKCFLEKPNPPQVVFATCRDPEGARAQELRQLASKHPNLAILQLETTDEASVKAAAKKVEARLGGAGLNVVINNAGVMPPCTLESATAKDMLDVYTINLVGPMLVTKELLPLLKKAAHGSNQKGMSCGKAAIINMSTVLGSIEKTPEHYFAFPVVSYRCSKAALNMLTKCQSMGYKDDGILCTAVHPGWVKTELGSEQADLTVEESVSGIMKVLCNLSEKQHGVLVTWEGNVLPW, encoded by the exons atggcatCAGGTCACATTCGCAGTGTGTTGGTGACAGGATCCAACCGAGGCATCGGGCTGCAGCTGGTGAAATGTTTCCTTGAGAAACCAAACCCTCCCCAAGTAGTGTTCGCAACCTGCCGGGATCCAGAAGGGGCCAGAGCACAG GAGCTGAGGCAACTGGCATCCAAGCACCCCAATCTGGCAATTCTGCAACTCG aAACCACCGATGAGGCAAGTGTCAAGGCAGCTGCCAAGAAGGTTGAGGCCCGCCTGGGAGGCGCTGGGCTGAACGTGGTGATCAACAATGCTGGGGTCATGCCGCCCTGTACTTTGGAGTCAGCCACTGCTAAAGACATGCTGGACGTCTACACCATCAACCTTGTGGGCCCAATGTTAGTGACCAAG GAATTATTGCCGTTGCTGAAGAAGGCTGCCCACGGATCCAATCAGAAAGGCATGAGCTGCGGGAAAGCAGCCATCATCAACATGTCCACTGTTCTAGGATCCATTGAGAAAACACCAGAGCATTATTTCGCTTTCCCAGTCGTCTCCTATCGCTGCAGCAAG GCTGCTTTGAACATGCTCACCAAGTGCCAATCAATGGGCTACAAAGATGATGGGATCCTGTGCACTGCTGTTCATCCTGGCTGGGTGAAAACAGAGCTGGGAAGTGAGCAG GCTGACCTGACTGTCGAAGAAAGTGTGTCTGGCATTATGAAAGTGCTTTGCAACCTCTCTGAAAAGCAACACGGGGTGCTGGTGACTTGGGAAGGGAATGTTTTGCCATGGTGA